The following are from one region of the Macaca thibetana thibetana isolate TM-01 chromosome 2, ASM2454274v1, whole genome shotgun sequence genome:
- the LOC126947913 gene encoding peptidyl-prolyl cis-trans isomerase A-like, producing MVNPTVFFDIAVDGEPLGRVSFELLADKVPKTAENFRALSTGEKGFGYKGSCFHRIIPGFMCQGGDFTRHNGTGGKSISGEKFEDENFILKHTGPGILSMANAGPNTNGSQFFICTAKIEWLDGKHVVFGKVKEGMNIVEAMERFGSRNGKTSKKITIADCGQLE from the coding sequence ATGGTCAACCCTACCGTGTTCTTCGACATTGCCGTCGACGGCGAGCCCTTGGGCCGCGTCTCCTTCGAGCTGTTAGCAGACAAggttccaaagacagcagaaaattttcgtgctctgagcactggagagaaaggatttggttataagggttcctgctttcacagaattattccagggtttatgtgtcagggtggtgacttcacacgccataatggcactggtggcaagtccatctctggggagaaatttgaagatgagaacttcatcctaaagcatacaggtcctggcatcttgtccatggcaaatgctggacccaacacaaatggttcccagtttttcatctgcactgccaagattgagtggttggatggcaagcatgtggtctttggcaaagtgaaagaaggcatgaatattgtggaggccatggagcgctttgggtccaggaatggcaagaccagcaagaagatcaccattgctgactgtggacaactcgaataa